The Streptomyces racemochromogenes DNA segment ACCTAAACACCTTTGCAGGAGGATCCATGACGCATACGAAGGCTCCCGGCGCTCCCCCGCCGCCCGCCCTGTGGCCCGACGTGCTGGCCGCCTACGCCATGCCCGCCCTCACGGCCGGGCTCGCCGGGGCGCTCACCCGGCAGCCGCAGCTGGTGGCCGCGGCACTCACCACCATCAGCGCAACCTCGGCCCTGGTCGCCGCCGTGCTCGGCGCGGTCCTGCGGCGCCGGCCCGCGCGTATCCGGCCCGCCCGCACCCCGCGCGCGCTCGCGGCAGCCGGCCTCGGCCTGGCGGGCGCGGCGCTCGGCCTGGCCGCCGGACTCGCCGCCGCCCACTGGCTGCCGCAGGTCCCGGCCCTCTCCGACAGCCCCTGGCCGCGCCGCCTGCCGGCCGACCTGCCCGTCTCCGCGGCCATCGCGGCCACCGTCACCGCCTGGCGTCGGCTCCCCGCCGCCCCCCGACCCGTGAGGAACACACCGTGATCGTCATCATGGGCGCCGCCGGCGCCACCGGTGGAGCCACCCTGCGCAGCCTCGCGGCCCTCGGCGTACCCGCCCGGGCCCTCAGCCGCGACCCCGCCCGCCTGGCCGCCGGGCTCGACCGGCGCACCCTCGCCCGTACCACGGTACTGGCGGCCGACGCCGCCGACCCGGACTCCCTGCGGGCCGCCTTCCGGGGCGCCCGCGCGCTCTTCCTCACCATGGCCAACGGCCCGCACCAGGTGCGGTACGAACTGGACGCCGTCCAGGCGGCCGCCGACTGCGGCGTGGGGCACGTCGTCAAGGTGTCCGCTCCGGCCGCCGAGCCGGACTCCCCCGTCGCCGTCTCCCGCGGCCACCATCTGATCGAGGAGCGGCTGCGGTCCAGCGGCATCACCACCACCGTCCTGCGGCCGTACGCCTTCATGCAGAAGCTGCTGCTCCTGGCCCCCGGCATCGCCGGCGCCGGAGTGTTCCACGGCGCCATGGGCGGGGCGCGGTGCAACTACGTGGACGTGCGGGACGTCGGGGACGCCGCGGCCGCGGTCCTCACCCGCCCGGAGACGGCGGGCCGCGCGTATCCGCTGACCGGCGGGCGGGCCTACAGCCACCCGGAACTCGCCGCGCTCCTCGGCGAACTGCTGGGACGGCCGGTCCGCCACCTCGACCTGAGCCCGTCCGCGCTCCACGCCCACCTGGTCGGGCGCGCCGGGATGCCGCCCTGGCTGGCCTCCCACGTGGTGGAGATCCAGCAGCTCGCGGTGGCGCGCGAGGAGACCCCGGACGACACCTTCCCGCGCCTGACCGGACGCGCCCCGCGCAGCCTGGAGGCCTTCCTCCGCGAGAACCTGCACCGGTTCCACTGACCGGGGGTCAGCAGGGCGGCCCGTCTTGGGCCGTTCGCACGCCCGCGTGATCCGTACGGGCTGTGCGGCCGCCCGTACGGATCACGCCGGGGAGCCGACCACCCGCGTGCGTGGTCGGCTGGGCTCGGCCCGCCGCGGTCCCCGACGGCCGGCCCTCCCCCCAGTCGCATGCATCGCACAAGGAGGAACCTCCATGTCCCGTCGGCACGTACCCGCCGTCCTCGCCCTCGTCACGGGCTCGCTGGTGGCGGTCCCCGCCCAGGCCGCGCGCGCCGCCACCGTGGAGGTCGCCTGCTCGGTCCCGGACCTCGTCGAGGCCGTCAACACCGCGAACGGCACACCCGGAGCGGACACGATCCGGCTCGCGCGCGGGTGCACGTACAAGCTGAGGGCACCGGACCCCGTGCACCCGGGCAACGGACTGCCGGTGATCACCAGCAAGATCACCATCGACGGACGCGGGGCCACGATCGAACGCGACGGGCACGGGAAGAAGGTGGCGAAGTTCCGGATCATCTACGTCGAGAAGACGGGCGACCTCACGCTGAGACGGACGACCATCCGGGGTGGCTACGCCACGGACTGCCCCGCCTTCCCGGACCCGGTGGGCATGGCCTGCGGCGGCGGCATCTCCAACAACGGGAAGATGAAGATCACCCACAGCAAGGTCACCGGCAACACGTCCGCGTCCAGGATCTTCGCCCAGGGCGGCGGCATCGACAGCCCCGGCTCCGCCGGCGGCATCAGCGACACGGAGGTGAGCGGGAACCACGTCGTCTACGACGGGGACGCCGCCGAGGGGGGCGCCGCGGGCGGCGGCATCTCCAACGACGGTCCGCTGACCGTCACCGGCTCCCGGCTCACCGGGAACACCGCGACCGTCACCCCCCGCACGCGGAGCATCGCCTTCGGGTCCGCCATCATCAGCTTCTTCGGCACGACCATCAGGGACACCGTCATCAGTGACAACCGTGCCTTCGCCAGGGAGGGGATCGCGCGCGGCGCCGTGGCCAACGGCATCCCGGAGGAATTCGGGAGACTGACCGTGACCGGCGGGGCCGTCCGCGACAACGTCGCGGACGCCCCTCAGGGCGTGGCCCAGGGCGGCGGCATCGCCAACAACGCCCTGATGACCGTGACCGACGTGAAGATCAGCGGCAACCGGGCCGTCGCCAAGGACGGCACCGCGCGCGGGGGCGGCATCCGCGTGGGCCCCTTCGGCACGCTCGACCTGAAGGACAGCCACATCACGGGGAACACGGCCGACGCACCGAACGGCACCGCGCAGGGGGCCGGCATCGACAACCCCGAAGGCGGCGTCCTGAGGGCCGAGCACAACGAACTGCTCCGCAACACCGTCACCGCGAAGAACGGCACGGCGCAGGGCGGCGGCCTCTACCACGCGGAAGGGGTGCTGAGGCCGGGCTCGACCACGCTGGAGCGGAACACCATCACCCACAACCGGGCCGGCGACGGAGGCGGGATCTTCAAGGCCTCCGGCGTCCTCACCCTCAACGGTGACGCGGTCCGCGACAACCGGCCGAACAACTGCGCCCCGTCCGGAGCGGTCCCCGGCTGCACCGGCTGAGGCGCCGCCCTGCCACCACCCTGCCGCGGCCGTGCGACCCCCTGCCGCGGCCCGGCCGCCGGCGGGCTCGCGGCCGGGGCGGATCAGCCGATCGGATGACGGGCGGGTCGGCCGGTCGGGCCGTACGGGAGGGACGGCGGGCGGACCGCCCGCCGGTACCGCCCGGGCCACGATGGGGGCATGAACCCGCACGACCGACTCCTGCTCGACGCCGCCAGGGCCGGGGACACCGACGCGGTGCGCGCCGCGCTCGCCGCCGGCGCCGCCCCGGAGACCCGCGACGAGGACCTGCGCACACCGCTGCTGCTGACGGTCCTCGGCGACCACCTCCGGGCGGCCGAGGTCCTGGTGGCCGCCGGCGCCGACCCGAACGCCCCCGACTCCCGAGCGGACAGCCCCTGGCTGGTCACCGGCGTCACCGGAAGTGTCCGCATGATGCGGGCCCTGCTCCCGGCCGGACCCGACCTGACGCAGCGCAACCGGTTCGGCGGGATCTCCCTCATCCCGGCCGCCGAGCGCGGGCACGTGGGATACGTACGGGCCGTGCTGGCGGAGACGGACGTCCGCGTCGACCACGTCAACCGGCTCGGCTGGACCGCCCTGCTGGAGGCGGTGATCCTCGGCGACGGGGGCTCCCGCCACGAGGAGGTCGTCCGGCTGCTGCTCGCCGCCGGAGCCGACCCGTGGCTCGCCGACTCCGAGGGCGTGACGGCGTACGAGCACGCGGTGCGGCGCGGCTTCGCCGGTCTGGCCCGGCTCCTGGCAGCGGCGCAGGACCGGTCGGGCGGCGACGGCCGGAGCGGGCCGTGAGCCGCCGAGCCCGTGCGCGGGGGCTGCTCCTGGCCGTCCCGGCCGTGCTCGCGCTGCTGGGCGGCTGCACCGCGCGGGCCGGGGCGGAGGGCGGCGCGGGCCCTGCCTCCGCCGCGCCCGCCCCGAGCGGGACCCCGCTGCCGAGCGGGCGCGCCACCCCCGAAGGGACCCTGCTCGTCGCCGACTTCGGCGCGGACACCGTCACCTTCGTCGACCCCCGGCGCGGCCCGGTGGGGTCCGTGGCCGTCGGCACCGCGCCGTACGGGCTGGCCGTCGGCCCCGACGGGCTCGCCTGGGTGGCGACCGCCGAGGGCGTGGCGGTGGTCGACACGCGCGCCCGCACCCGGGTGGCCCGGATCCCGTACACGACCGGTACGGGTCCGGTCGGCACCGGCGAGTACCGGGGCGGCGACATGGGCATCGCGCTCGCGCCGGACGGCTCGCGCGTCTACGTGGGGGTCAACGTCCCCGGCGGCCGGGGCGTCCTGGAGGTCATCGACACCGCCGCACGCGCGGTCACGGCGACGGTGCCGGTGGGCCGCCGGCCCTTCGACGTGGACGTCGCCCGTGACGGCGGCGAGGTGTACGTGACCGGCCACGACTCCTTCGACGGCACGGTGGTGGCCGCGGACACCCTCGCGGCGCGCCGCATCGAGGTCGCCCCGTACGGCACCGGGGGCGGGCTCGGCTCCTGGCTCAAGCCGCACTACGCGGTCGTACGCCCCGGTGACGGCCGGCTGCTGCTGCCGTTCGAAGGGGAACGGCTGGCCGTGGTGGACCCGCGCGGCAGCACGGTCGCGGTGGAGCCGATGACGGCCGGAACCCACCAGCACGGCGCCGCCCTCACCGCCGACGGCCGCCTCCTCGTCGTCGGCACGGGCGCCGTGGAGGAGGGTGCGGGACCGTCGCTGACCGTGCGCTCGCCGGGCGGCGAGGAGCGCGTGTATCCGCTGGACGGCCCGCACGAGGACGTCGCGGTGTCGCCCGACGGCAGGACGGCGTACGTCACCGGCGGCTACACGCGGGACGGCTACTGGAACGGGCTGACCGTCGTCGACCTCGCCGACGGCACCACCCGGCGCCTCCCGGCCGGCACCCGCCCCCTGGGCATCGCCGTCCTGCGGTGAACGCGGCGCGGCGGGCCGGCGGCCGCCTCCGGTCCGGCTAGCGTCTGGGCATGCCACCGCCGGAGACGATCCACTACGTCGACCGCTCGGACATCCTGCCGGGCCGCCTCGACGACGCGAAGGCCGCCATGAGGGAGCTGGCGGCCTTCGTCGAGACGGTCGAACCGCAGCTCCTGGCCTATCACTTCTACGTCGACCGGGCCGGGTCCACCATGACCCTGCTGGCCGTCCACCCGGACGCGGCGTCGCTGGAACTCCACCTCGAACTCGGCGGCCCCAGGTTCCGGGCCTTCGTCCCGCTGATCCGGATGCGCTCCATCGACGTGTACGGCGACCCGGGCCCGTCGGTGATGGACCGCCTGCACGCCAAGGCCGCCCTCCTCGGCGACGGCACCGTCACGGCCCATGCCCGGGTGGCCGGTTTCACCCGCTGACGGCCGCGGCCCGGACACGCCCGGTGCGAGGGGTTCCGGGTGGGCTGAGCGGCCGTGGTGGCGCGCGGCGACGGGCCGGGGCGGGGGCGGGGGTGCTAGTGGTGTGAGCCGCCGTCCCACCGCACCTCACACCGGGAGACATCCGTGCCCACCCGCGCCTCCGTACGCCGTTTCCGCGCCGGTCTGTCCGCCGCCGCGCTCACCGCCGCCGCGCTCGGCGCGCTGCTCCCGCCCGCGCAGGCGGCCGGCACACCGCCCGGCCCGGGTCCGGACGAGCGCCTCCAGCGGCAGCTGGACCGGCTCGTCGCCCAGGACGACGGCCCGCCCGGGGTGATCGCCGTACTGACCAAGGGCGGCCGGACGCGGGTGTACACCGCCGGTGTCGGCGACCTCGCCACCGGGCGCCCGCCGCACCTCGACGACCACATGCGCGTCGCCAGCATCGCGAAGGCGTTCAGCGGGGCCGTCGCGCTCCGGCTCGTGGACCAGGGGGCGCTCTCCCTCGACGACACCATCGGCGAACTTCTGCCCGAACAGCCACAGGCCTGGCACGCTGTGACACTGCGTCAGCTGCTCCAGCACACCAGCGGCCTGCCCGACTTCTCGGCCGCCCCGGCGTTCCTGCGGATCCTCCAGGCCGACCCCCGGCACGTCTTCGACTCCCGCCGCCTCCTGGACTTCGTCGCGCGCGAGCCGCTGCTCTTCGTTCCGGGCTCCCTGTACGAGTACTCCAACTCCGACAACATCGCCGTCGCCCTGATGGCCGAGGCCGCGACCGGCCGCCGCTACGAGGACCTCCTGAAGGACCTCGTGTACCGGCCCCTCGGGCTGCGCCGGACCAGCCTGCCCCCGGGCTACCGCCTGCCGCGCCCGTTCCTGCACGGCTACGACGTCTCCCCGCCCGCGGCGCCCGAGGACGTCAGCGAGGCCGTCGGCACCTCGGGGGTCTGGGCCTCCGGAGGGATCGTCTCCACCCCGCGGGATCTGGGCGCCTTCATCCGCGCGTACGGCGGTCCCGGCCTGCTGTCGCAGAAGACCCGCGCGGAGCAGCTCGCCTTCCGTCCCGGGGACGCTTCCGAGCCCGCCGGCCCGGGCACCAACGCCGCCGGGCTCGCGCTCTTCCAGTACACGACCCGCTGCGGCGTGCTGTACGGCCACACCGGCAACTTCCCCGGCTACACGCAGCTGGCCGCCGCCACGCCCGACGGCACGAGGTCGCTCACGTTCTCCATCAACACCCAGACGAGCAAGGGGAACAAGCCCGCCCTGCTAGCCCGTCTCCGCACGGTCCAGGAGGACTTCGCCTGCGCGCTCCTCAAGGACCGCTGACCGGGCGGTCCGAGGCCGATTGTCAGTGGCGGGTGCGAGGATCGGAGCATCAAGTCGGGAACGGAATCAGGGGGGTCCGCCATGGCCGGAATCCAGAATTACATCAATCACGTCGCCCTCGTGCTGGACGCGAGTTCCTCGATGTCGCACCTGAGCCAGAAGGTCGTCGACGTGGCAGATCAGCAGATCGCCTATCTGGCCCGCCGTTCCAAGGAACTCGATCAGGAAACCCGGGTCACGGTCTACGTGTTCTCGAACAAGGTCGAGTGCGTCATCTACGACAAGGACGTGCTGCGGATGCCGTCCCTGAAGCAGCTGTACCGGGTCGGCGGGATGACGGCGCTGCTGGCGGCGACGCTGCAGTCGCAGCGGGAGCTGGCGCAGACCGCCCAGCTGTACGGCGACCACAGCTTCCTGACCTTCGTGCTGACCGACGGTCAGGAGAACGCCAGCCACCGGTGCCCCGGCGCCCCCGGCCGCACCCCCGGTGAACTGGTGAAGGCCGTGGGCACGATGATCGAGACGCAGGACGACAACTGGACGCTGGCCGTCCTGGTGCCGGACCAGATGGGCAAGCGCGAGGCCATGCAGTGCGGCTTCCCGAAGGACAACATCGCCATCTGGGACGCCACGAGCACCCGCGGGCTGGAGGACGCCGGACAGGTCATCCAGGAGGCCACCGAGAAATTCATGGTGGGCCGCACCAAGGGAATCCGCGGTTCGCGGGCGGTCTTCTCCACGGGCGGTGAAGCGGTCAACAAGAAGGCGATCGAGGCGGCCGGTCTCACTCCCGCGGATCCGTCGAAGTACCAGCTGATTCCGGTGGCCCGTGACGCGGCCATCCGGGAATGGGTCGTCGAGAGCGGGCACACCTACCGCACCGGTTGCGCTTTCTACCAGCTGAGCAAGTCGGAAAAGGTCCAGGCGCGAAAGCAGATAGCGGTACTGGAGAAGAAGACGGACCGCATCTACACGGGGCCGGAGGCCCGCGCCCTGCTCGGCCTGCCCGACGCGGAGGTCCGCGTCAAGCCCGACCACAACGACGACTTCACGATCTTCATCCAGAGCACCAGCGTCAACCGGAAGCTGGTACCGCAGACGCGGCTGCTGCTGATGGTCTGAGGCCCCGGCCGCCGGACCGGGCCCGGGGTCCGGGCTCGGGAACCGGGGACCCGCGGGCCGCCCGGGAAGGGGTCCTGGAGGTCTTCGGCGGGGGTCCGGGGGCCCGCCGGCCGGGGCCCCGGCCCGTTCCCCGTCCGGACCCGCGCGGGGCGCCCACCTGGCCGTACACCCCTTCGGAAAAACGGCCCTGACCTGGTGTTATGCGAGATCAGACCTAGGCTGTGGGGGTCTGCAGGACACCATCGAAGGGGGACTTCATGAGCAAGGACCACATCGAGTACGACGCCTCCCACATCCAGGTGCTGGAGGGTCTGGAGGCCATCCGGAAGCGACCCGGCATGTACGTCGGGTCGGACGGCGAGCGCGGGCTGCACCAGCTGGTCTTCGAGGTCGCCGACCGGGCGGTGAACGAGGTGCTGGCCGGCCGGGCCGGGGCCGTGGACGTCACCCTCACGGCCGACGGGTCGGTACGGGTCGCCGACGACGGCCCGGCGCTGCCCGCCGAGGAGGCGGACGCGCTGCTGTGCCGCCTGCCCGCCGGCCGCCGGCACGCCGGCCGGCACGTGGTCGCCCTGGGCCTGGGCGGTACCGGCCTGTGCGTCGCCAACGCCCTGTCGAGCCGCCTGACCACGGAGCTGCGACACGACGGCGTCCGCGTACTGCGGGAGTACGAGCGCGGCGAGGAGGTCACCCCTCCGGCTCCGGCGGGCCCCGCGTCCGGTACGGGCACCGTGATCACCTTCCGGCCCGATCCGGAGATCTTCGGTACGGCCGCGTACGCGTTCGACGTACTGGCGGACCGCTTCCGGGAGCTGGCCTTCCTGAACCGTGCCCTGGACGTCACGCTGACCGACCGGCGCACCGCGGCCGAGCCGCGCTCCGAGCGGTTCCGGTTCCCGGACGGGGCCCGGGAGTTCGTCGCCTTCCTCGGGGCCGGGGCCGGCGCCCCCGTCCACCCGGAGGTCTTCGGGTTCGAGCGGGAGGTCCCCGCGATGGGCGGCACGGTGGAGGTGGCCCTGCGGTGGCACGACTCCCCCGGCGAGCGGGCCCTGAGCTTCGCCAACAGCTCGCCCACCCCGGACGGCGGTACCCACGCCGAAGGCCTGCGCCAGGGACTGGCCGCCGCCGTCGGCGCGTTCGCGGGCGCGCGGGTGCCGCCGCCGTCCGCGGAACCGGGATCGGCCGCCTTCGGGGTTGGCGAGGGGCTGGTCGCGGTCGTCTCGGTGAAGCTCGACCGGCCCGAGTTCCGGGGCGTGGCGCACGGAGTGCTCGGCGGCCCGGCTTCGGTGCGCGGCGGCGTCGCGGAGGCCGTGCGCGAGGAGCTGGGTGCCTGGTTCGCCCGGGACCGGAAGACGGCCGCGGCCGTCGTCGGCCGGCTGCTGCGGGGCTCCCGCCGCGCCTGACCCGCCGCCGGAGGCCGTCCCCGTCCCGCGCCGCGGGCCGGGGCGGGAACGGATGTCCGAGCCCTCCCGCCGTCACCTGGTCGGGGGAAGCGGCGGCGGTCCGCTACCGCGAATGGTCCAGGATCGGGACACCGGAGAGGCCGTTGTCCGGGTGGGGTGCCTAACGTCGCTGGGGAGGCACATCGCTCGCAGACCGTTCTCAGACCCGTTCTCAGACCTGTTCGCAGACCCCTGCGCAGACCTTGTGGAGACGCCATGTCCCGTAGAGGCCGCTGGATGGCCGGCGCCTGTGCCAGTACGGCCGCCGTCGTACTGCTCGCCACCGGGGGCGCCCCGGCCCCGGCACCGCACGGGGCGTTGGGGGGAGGCTCGGGGAAGGGGGTCGCCGTGGGCGCCTACCTGCACTACGGCTCGCCCGGCGTCGACCGGATGCAGGGGCTCTCGCACTGGCTCGGCGGCACCGACCTGCGCGCCGGGCACACCTACCTGCCCGGCGACACCTGGACGAACATCGAGGGGGCGCCCGATTCCCTGGACACCTGGGCGCACTGGCGCAAGGAGCGCGCGGACCGGCTGTTCGTCCTCAACGTGCCCATGCTCAACCAGAACGAGGCCGGTGTACCCGACGCCCGCGTCGCCGAGCTGCTGCGCGCGGGGGCGGAGGGCGCGAACGACCACCACTTCCGGCGCCTGGCCGGGCGGCTGGTCTCCCTCGGGCTGCAGGACACGGTCATCGTACTGGGCTGGGAGATGAACGGGTTCAACTACACCCACCGGTGCAAGCCCGATCCGGAGAGCTGGAAGCGGTACTGGCGCAACATCGTGTCCTCGATGCGTTCGGTGCGGGGCCAGCGGTTCCGTTTCGACTTCGCCCCCAACCGGGGCCCGGACGCCATCGGTTGGACGAAGTGCTACCCGGGGGACGACGTGGTCGACATCGTCGGCATGGACTCCTACGACCAGCCGCCCGGAGAGAGCTTCGAGGAGCAGGTGACCCAGCCGTACGGCCTCCAGCAGCACGTCGACTTCGCGAGGGCGCACGGCAAGCAGATCTCGTACCCGGAGTGGGGGCTGTTCCGCAACGGCGACAACGCCGAGTACATGCGGGACATGCTGGCGTGGATCGCCGACCACAAGCCGCTGTACCACAGCATCACCGACTACTGCCCGCACGGAGTGTGGCAGTGCGGGCAGAACCCGCGCTCCGCGCAGGTGTTCCGGGAGTTCCTGTCGGCCGGCCGGGGCGGGCGCCCGGCGGGCGGACCGCCGCGTCCGGACGGCCTCCCGGACAGCCTCCCGGACGGGCCGGACGGCCGAGCCGCCGACGGGGGTCCCGGCGGCGCCGGTGAGGCGACTGGGCCCGGCGCCCTCTGGGGCGGTGCCGCCCTCGGGGCCGCCACCGCTGCGCGCGCGGGGAAGTGACCCGTCCGGAGCAGGGCCCGTCCCCCGTCGCGCCGGCCGTCTGACCGAGGATGAGGGGATGACCTTCACGACACGGACCATCGACATCACCACCGGCTCCGCGGAGACCGTCCACGACCTGACCTCGGCCTGCGCCGGCTTCCTGCGCGAGGCGGCCCGGGGACGCGACGGGCTCCTCAACGTCTTCACCCCGCACGCGACGGCCGGGCTCGCGGTCATCGAAACGGGTGCGGGCAGCGACGACGACCTGCTCGACGCCCTGGCCGAGCTGCTGCCCGCCGACGACCGCTGGCGCCACCGCCACGGCTCCCCCGGCCACGGCCGGGACCACGTGCTGCCGGCGTTCGTCCCGCCGCACGCCACCCTGCCGGTCGTCGACGGTGAACTCGCCCTGGGGACCTGGCAGTCGGTGGTGCTGGTGGACACCAACAAGGACAACCCGCGGCGTACCGTACGGCTGTCCTTCCTGGGCTGACCGGACGTACCGGCTGCCCGTGCACGCCGCACCGGCCCGCGCCGTCGGCGCGGGCCGGTGTCCGGTCATCTGCGTTGCCCCGGGCGGGGGTTCAGAGCGGGCGGCCGCCGAAGGCCCCGCCGGAGCGGTAGTAGTCGGCCAGTTCGTCGTGGTAGCCGACGTCGCCGAGGTGCTTCTCCCGGTGGAACTCCGGGGCGTTCTTGATCTGTTCCTTGGTCCGGTCGACGTAGATCTTCTCCTCGTCGACGTCGATCCGCGAGACGGTGCCGGCGGGCAGGAGGACCTCCTTGCCGAAGATCCACGGGCCGGTGTCGACCACGAGGTAGGCGGAGCCGGCCTCGTCCGAGTGCTTGTCGACCTTGCCGATGCTGCCATCGACGGCCTCCACCTTGAACCCGCTCAGGTCGACGCCCTGCAGCCGGCCGGACGTCTCGCGGTAGCCCCACGCGTTCTCGGTCATCAGGTGTGTTCCTTTCCCATCGACGGAAGTCCTTCCTCGTACGGGCGCACCTGCCCCGCATGCGCCCCGGAAAACTCGCGCCGTGTCCGAGCGTGCAACTGCGGACACTTCGTGCAAAATGGGCGGTCGTCGGGAGCCATTACGCAGTCACCGAGAACACCCACCACCACGGTTTGTTCCTGTACATGAATGCGGAGGTATCACGATTGCCGAAATCAGAAAAACGATTCAAGAGACATCGCGGCCCCGCCCTGCTCCTCTCCCTCTCCGTTGCCGCCGCCCTGTTCGCCCCCGCCCGCCCGGCCCAGGCCGCCTCCCTGTACGGGATAAAGGCCGTGGCCATCGCCGCGTCCAAGAAGGGCGCACCCTACGTCTACGGGGCCACCGGGCCCGATGAGTTCGAC contains these protein-coding regions:
- a CDS encoding NmrA family NAD(P)-binding protein, encoding MIVIMGAAGATGGATLRSLAALGVPARALSRDPARLAAGLDRRTLARTTVLAADAADPDSLRAAFRGARALFLTMANGPHQVRYELDAVQAAADCGVGHVVKVSAPAAEPDSPVAVSRGHHLIEERLRSSGITTTVLRPYAFMQKLLLLAPGIAGAGVFHGAMGGARCNYVDVRDVGDAAAAVLTRPETAGRAYPLTGGRAYSHPELAALLGELLGRPVRHLDLSPSALHAHLVGRAGMPPWLASHVVEIQQLAVAREETPDDTFPRLTGRAPRSLEAFLRENLHRFH
- a CDS encoding ankyrin repeat domain-containing protein produces the protein MNPHDRLLLDAARAGDTDAVRAALAAGAAPETRDEDLRTPLLLTVLGDHLRAAEVLVAAGADPNAPDSRADSPWLVTGVTGSVRMMRALLPAGPDLTQRNRFGGISLIPAAERGHVGYVRAVLAETDVRVDHVNRLGWTALLEAVILGDGGSRHEEVVRLLLAAGADPWLADSEGVTAYEHAVRRGFAGLARLLAAAQDRSGGDGRSGP
- a CDS encoding serine hydrolase domain-containing protein — its product is MPTRASVRRFRAGLSAAALTAAALGALLPPAQAAGTPPGPGPDERLQRQLDRLVAQDDGPPGVIAVLTKGGRTRVYTAGVGDLATGRPPHLDDHMRVASIAKAFSGAVALRLVDQGALSLDDTIGELLPEQPQAWHAVTLRQLLQHTSGLPDFSAAPAFLRILQADPRHVFDSRRLLDFVAREPLLFVPGSLYEYSNSDNIAVALMAEAATGRRYEDLLKDLVYRPLGLRRTSLPPGYRLPRPFLHGYDVSPPAAPEDVSEAVGTSGVWASGGIVSTPRDLGAFIRAYGGPGLLSQKTRAEQLAFRPGDASEPAGPGTNAAGLALFQYTTRCGVLYGHTGNFPGYTQLAAATPDGTRSLTFSINTQTSKGNKPALLARLRTVQEDFACALLKDR
- a CDS encoding vWA domain-containing protein, translated to MAGIQNYINHVALVLDASSSMSHLSQKVVDVADQQIAYLARRSKELDQETRVTVYVFSNKVECVIYDKDVLRMPSLKQLYRVGGMTALLAATLQSQRELAQTAQLYGDHSFLTFVLTDGQENASHRCPGAPGRTPGELVKAVGTMIETQDDNWTLAVLVPDQMGKREAMQCGFPKDNIAIWDATSTRGLEDAGQVIQEATEKFMVGRTKGIRGSRAVFSTGGEAVNKKAIEAAGLTPADPSKYQLIPVARDAAIREWVVESGHTYRTGCAFYQLSKSEKVQARKQIAVLEKKTDRIYTGPEARALLGLPDAEVRVKPDHNDDFTIFIQSTSVNRKLVPQTRLLLMV
- a CDS encoding ATP-binding protein, whose amino-acid sequence is MSKDHIEYDASHIQVLEGLEAIRKRPGMYVGSDGERGLHQLVFEVADRAVNEVLAGRAGAVDVTLTADGSVRVADDGPALPAEEADALLCRLPAGRRHAGRHVVALGLGGTGLCVANALSSRLTTELRHDGVRVLREYERGEEVTPPAPAGPASGTGTVITFRPDPEIFGTAAYAFDVLADRFRELAFLNRALDVTLTDRRTAAEPRSERFRFPDGAREFVAFLGAGAGAPVHPEVFGFEREVPAMGGTVEVALRWHDSPGERALSFANSSPTPDGGTHAEGLRQGLAAAVGAFAGARVPPPSAEPGSAAFGVGEGLVAVVSVKLDRPEFRGVAHGVLGGPASVRGGVAEAVREELGAWFARDRKTAAAVVGRLLRGSRRA
- a CDS encoding glycoside hydrolase family 26 protein, yielding MSRRGRWMAGACASTAAVVLLATGGAPAPAPHGALGGGSGKGVAVGAYLHYGSPGVDRMQGLSHWLGGTDLRAGHTYLPGDTWTNIEGAPDSLDTWAHWRKERADRLFVLNVPMLNQNEAGVPDARVAELLRAGAEGANDHHFRRLAGRLVSLGLQDTVIVLGWEMNGFNYTHRCKPDPESWKRYWRNIVSSMRSVRGQRFRFDFAPNRGPDAIGWTKCYPGDDVVDIVGMDSYDQPPGESFEEQVTQPYGLQQHVDFARAHGKQISYPEWGLFRNGDNAEYMRDMLAWIADHKPLYHSITDYCPHGVWQCGQNPRSAQVFREFLSAGRGGRPAGGPPRPDGLPDSLPDGPDGRAADGGPGGAGEATGPGALWGGAALGAATAARAGK
- a CDS encoding secondary thiamine-phosphate synthase enzyme YjbQ codes for the protein MTFTTRTIDITTGSAETVHDLTSACAGFLREAARGRDGLLNVFTPHATAGLAVIETGAGSDDDLLDALAELLPADDRWRHRHGSPGHGRDHVLPAFVPPHATLPVVDGELALGTWQSVVLVDTNKDNPRRTVRLSFLG
- a CDS encoding PRC-barrel domain-containing protein; protein product: MTENAWGYRETSGRLQGVDLSGFKVEAVDGSIGKVDKHSDEAGSAYLVVDTGPWIFGKEVLLPAGTVSRIDVDEEKIYVDRTKEQIKNAPEFHREKHLGDVGYHDELADYYRSGGAFGGRPL